The Candidatus Neomarinimicrobiota bacterium genome has a window encoding:
- a CDS encoding peptidylprolyl isomerase, translating to MTTRIFVALATLIIFSLIACSKEHPADMGPKIGKIGNEYIYLYDMIPEGKFESFSRKDVAFRKNRLKLYIINKMYSREGYSRDLHKTESVQEKLIEHIDKNMATVVYKKVVLEKYANEKSLRNLYERLQKRVSARHILISHKDATRGSKNVGRTKNEALDLINEIRSKINSKDDFIASADDISEDKTSAGGGDLGFFKWGKMEDAFQETAFSLEPNTVSSPIETSYGFHLIWVDSVKNITQKPFEQMQVGLKNKIYTIYRNEMRLTAENFVDSLKVAAKTKYYDTNIDLLSGKINSFNASNKKRTSRQSPIDFLNSVELPGPLVTYLYNGNDKSVSTEPIVKLLKNPSSGWSIERISDVKIIKNILKDDITDHLIKQFGFRSKYDEDEDVRRDLKKKEQDFMQQEITKIEIVNKIITNEDKLLTYYNEHKDRYVSSGVSDIIEILVAEKSLADSLYLLVSNGQDMSDLASSYSERINAEKNGGVLRDISRIKLSPIGKIAASMKVGDVAMPVKVGTKWSLFKVISKSPPGYKPLENVKSQISADFKRYETKRLRIAFEDYLSDKFKPKYYFDRYIPEIAENKVE from the coding sequence ATGACAACCCGAATATTTGTTGCCCTCGCCACACTAATAATATTTTCTTTGATTGCGTGCTCAAAGGAGCATCCTGCCGATATGGGACCTAAAATAGGAAAGATCGGCAATGAATATATTTACCTCTATGACATGATACCCGAAGGGAAGTTCGAATCTTTTTCGAGAAAAGATGTCGCATTCAGAAAGAACCGGCTTAAGCTTTACATAATAAACAAAATGTACAGTAGGGAGGGCTACTCAAGGGACTTACATAAAACAGAGTCCGTTCAGGAAAAACTAATAGAGCATATTGACAAAAATATGGCAACCGTGGTTTATAAGAAAGTCGTGTTGGAAAAATATGCAAACGAAAAATCACTTAGAAATCTTTACGAACGCCTTCAAAAGCGCGTCTCGGCGAGACACATCCTTATATCTCATAAGGACGCAACCCGCGGTAGCAAAAATGTAGGTAGGACAAAAAACGAGGCTCTTGATCTTATTAACGAGATCAGATCCAAAATTAATTCCAAAGATGATTTTATTGCATCTGCTGATGATATTTCAGAGGACAAAACATCGGCTGGCGGCGGTGACCTTGGTTTTTTCAAATGGGGTAAAATGGAAGATGCTTTTCAGGAAACAGCTTTTTCTTTAGAGCCAAACACTGTTTCCAGCCCTATTGAAACATCATATGGATTTCACCTTATCTGGGTTGACAGCGTAAAAAATATTACACAAAAACCATTTGAACAGATGCAAGTAGGGCTAAAAAACAAGATATATACTATTTATCGTAATGAAATGCGCCTTACTGCAGAAAACTTTGTTGATTCTCTGAAAGTTGCCGCTAAGACAAAATACTATGATACAAATATCGATTTATTATCAGGTAAAATCAATTCTTTCAATGCATCTAATAAAAAGCGTACCAGCAGACAATCCCCTATTGATTTCCTCAATTCTGTCGAGCTACCCGGTCCCCTTGTGACATACCTTTACAATGGAAACGATAAATCAGTCTCTACCGAACCAATCGTAAAGCTCCTCAAGAACCCTTCATCGGGTTGGTCAATAGAAAGAATCAGTGATGTTAAAATAATCAAAAATATTCTTAAAGACGATATTACCGACCACTTGATAAAACAATTTGGCTTTCGTTCAAAATATGATGAAGATGAAGATGTTCGCAGAGACCTAAAAAAGAAAGAACAGGATTTTATGCAACAGGAAATAACCAAGATTGAGATTGTAAATAAAATAATTACGAACGAGGATAAACTTTTAACATATTATAATGAACACAAGGACAGGTATGTTTCATCCGGCGTTTCCGATATTATAGAAATTCTTGTCGCCGAAAAATCTTTAGCAGATTCTCTTTATTTATTGGTCTCAAATGGGCAGGATATGTCTGACCTTGCTTCTTCTTATTCTGAAAGAATTAACGCAGAAAAAAACGGGGGCGTTCTTCGCGATATTTCGCGAATCAAGCTTTCTCCGATAGGTAAGATAGCTGCCTCGATGAAAGTGGGCGACGTAGCAATGCCCGTTAAGGTCGGTACAAAGTGGTCCCTTTTTAAGGTTATATCCAAATCGCCCCCCGGTTACAAGCCCCTTGAAAACGTTAAGAGCCAGATTTCCGCGGATTTTAAGCGCTATGAAACAAAGCGCCTGAGGATTGCTTTTGAAGACTATTTATCAGATAAATTCAAGCCTAAGTATTATTTTGACAGGTACATTCCGGAAATCGCCGAGAATAAGGTTGAGTAG